The Mycobacterium sp. DL genome contains the following window.
AAAAGGGAATGGCCGAGTGGAGCTGGTCAATCTCGTCACTAGATAAGTCACGACCTGCCCACGCGCAGAGCTGTTCGTAGGTCAGTGTGATTGATCTGTTGCTCATCTCAGGTCCACCTTCGGCGTACATCTTCGCGACAAGCGGCAAAGGCAGGTCCCCGTGCCACGCCACCCAGTCCTGGGAGCTGCCTTCCGCGACGGCACGACAGGAATTGAGGCTCTGCGCAAAGCGGACACCACGTTGGTGTCCAGTAGGTAGGTCACAGCTCCGGGGGTGCGGGCGATCAGCGGGAGGCGCTCCGGCTCGACGTCGAAGTCGCTGTGAGGGCTGTCGTCGGCTAGGGCGTGTCAACGATGGTGATCTCTTCTTCTGACACCCCCGCGCGGGAGGATCGCGCGGGCGTTCCGTACCGCTCGGGCGACCTGCTGCTCTTCTTCGGAGTCATACGGGTAGGCGGGGTTGTCTATCACTGCCGCTGCATAGGCGGCGTCGAGGTCGTCGTCAGCTTCGTCGCTGCCTGACGAGTCCGGCGAGCTGGTGGCCACACGGACGAGCGTAGCGAGCCCGTCCCGACAACGAACGGTTCTAGGAAGCGGTGGTTTTTGGATCAGATGTCCAGGCCGTAGTCGTTGTCGAGGTCTCGTCCGCGGTCGCGGTGACGCTCGGTGACGTCGCGGATGCGGGTGAGTTGGTGCCAGCCGCGTTGGTGGGTGGCACGGTGGCGGTCGATGTCGGCGGCTAGTTCGGGGTCGGCGATGGTGAGTGCTGCGGCGCGGGCGGCGGGGTCGATGTCGTGGTGGTGAGCAGCCCAGGGGAGGTTGAGTCCGTCGAGGAGCCGACGCGAGGGGCCGGGTTGGTCGTCGTCAACGAGCAGCAGCCGGGCGTGATGGGCGGCGGCGTGCTGGGCGATGCGGGCCAGGTCGGTGGGGCGCGCGGCTGCGGCGTTGTCGATGATGAGGACTGCGTCGCGGGGCATCGGGGTGGTGGTGAGCCGTTTGGGGTTGTAGGGGACGACCATCCATCCCCGCTCTGTGTATGGCGGCTCGGGTGTGGGGGAGACGACCACGACGGCGCGGTCGCGGGCCTTGGCGGCGGTGTGGGTGTCGGTGATGAGTTGGTCGAGGTCCTCCCGGTTGCGGGAGTGGGCCGTGGTGACCGCGTGGGCGTAGGGCACCGCCAGCGGTCCGGCGGGCAGGGGGTCGCCGCCGTGGCGGCCAGCCACAGCGAGGATGTCGGCCAGGGCGCGATCGGCGGTCTGCTTTGCTGCGCGGTGGCGGTTGTCAGCGGTGCGGCCGCGGTCGTGCCGGTGGGCCCGCCGTAGGTCAGTGACGACGCGCCGGTGGTGGTCGAGGTGGTCGGTAACCTCGGCGGGCAGCTGGGTGTGTTCGGCTGCGGCAGCGGCGGTTTCGGCGATGGTGGCCGAGTCGCGGTCGCGTCCGAGGATGGTTCGCAGCGCGGCGGCGGCCTGCGCGGTGGTGCCGCGCACGCGGGTATGGGTGTCGATATCGGTGGTGGTGGGTGCGTGTTCGTGGTCGCGTTCTCCGGTGGGCTGCTCGTAGAGGTAGACGTTGTTGGTGTGGCGGCCGCGGGTCATGGCGACGTAGGCGGTGCGCCGGTTGGCCAGCCGTGAGGCCACGCCAAGTAGTGCGTGGGTGGTGTCGGCGGTGGCTCCTTGGGCTACGTGCACGGTGAGCACGTAGCCCAGGTGCACGTGCTTGCGCAGGTACTCACCGCTGAACACGGCGATGGCATCGTCGCCGATGCGGCGGGCCGCGAGCCGGTTGTTGTCGGGGTCGACCTCGTCGAGGACTTCCCAGCGGTTGCCGTTGCGGACCGGGGCGGGATCGGGTTGGCCGGCGCGGGCCGGGCGGATAGCGATGGTGGGGTCGCTGTCGCGGGTGACGATGAGGTCGCCGGCGGCGATGCGGTGCTGGCGCGCGGCGGCGACAGTGGGGGCATCCGGGTCGATGCGGTCGCGGTGGATGCGTTCGTTGAGTGGGTCGGCGACTTCCCAGCGATCGGCGATCAGCAGGGCGTCGCGGCCGGCGTCGAGATCGGCGCGCCAAGCGGCCAGGGCGTCATCGGCCATGGTGACTTCGTCACCGACGTTGAGTCGGCCGCTGCGGCGATACCAGCCCACGGCGCGGCGCACCGCGGCGGCGCCGCCGTGCCGTACCGCCAGGGAGGCGGATCGTTCGTCGGGGTCGCGCATCCGCCACACCTCGGACAGGTGTTGTGCCCAGGGCAGGTCGGTGCAGAGTTGTTCGAAAGTGCCGGCGCGTGCTTTGACCGGTTCGAGCTGGCGGGCATCACCGACCGGAACAATTTTGACCCCGGCCTCGGTGGTCGCGGTCAACAACTCGCGCAGCTGCTGGGTGCCGACCATGCCCGCCTCGTCAACGACCACGAGGGTGGGTGCGGCAGTCAGCTGTAGGGTGCCGCGGCGGTGGCGCTCCAGTGCCGCCGCGATCGTCATGCCCGCGCCGCCGGCGTCCTCACTCATCGCCTGATCGACGGCGCGGTGGGTAGGCGCGAGCACCAGCACATCGCCGCCGGTGCGGCGCATCGCCGCCCGCAGCGCTTTGAGGCTGTGCGTCTTGCCCGCGCCGGCGGGCGCGGACAGCGGCTGGATCAACCACGGCGAGGTGGCGATGTTGGTGATGGCCGCACGCTGATCCGGCGACAGCGCGGCGGTGTCATCACGGCGGATGGGGATCACCGCGCGCTGCGATCGGGCCGGGGTCAAATCGATGATGGCGCGTTCCTCGGCGAGCAGCTCGGCGGCGGTGTAGCGCACCGATCCCTCCCGCTGATGCGGCGCACGCTCGGCGGTCACCGCAATCAAAACCTCGTCGGCCAGCGTCTCCACCAGCTCGCGCGGCGACACGCCAGCCGTGGCGGCGGCGCCCACTGGCAGCCGGGCTGCGATGGCCTCGATGAGATCGGCGCGGGTGAACGTCGCCGCCGTATGGATGCCCGCGACCGCCTGGCGCGCCACCTCCCGCACATCCACCCCGGCCGCGGCCCGACGCATCTCGCGGGCCTGCCGCTGCGCCTCGGCATCGATGCCGAAGCCGCGCGGATCGGCCGCCCAGCCGGCCCGCAACTGCGCCCGCGACAGACTCTCGGGCTTACGCGGGCGGGTCGCTTTCTGCGCCACGCCAAGCTGCGCCGCGGTCGGCTCCTCGTCGGCCAGCACAAGGTTGCCGCGCGCCCAGTCCTCGAGCTGGCTGGAACGCTGCGAGAACGCTTTGATGGTGGCGCGGTCAACGCCCGCCACTTCCGCCATGCCGGTGTCGGGATCGATCGGACCCCATTCCAGGGCAATCGAGTTGATCAAGTGCGACCGCAACGACGCTTGATAGATCATCCCGGCGGCGCGCGCTTCGTGGAACAGCGACGTGCCATCCAGCGACACCAGCCGGCCATCGGCGCGGGCTTGCCGGTTGGGCACGATCACGTGCGTATGCAGGTGTGGATCACCCGCGCGTGAGGTCTCGTGCTGAAACGCCGCGGCCACGATCCCCGGCAGCCGCACAAGATCCTTGCGGCCAGTGTGCGGATTGTGCGTGCGCGTGTAACCGGCATGCGCGGCGAGATACTTCATCGCCTCGCCGATGGCGTAGGCGTGCGCATCAGCGACCGCCTTGTCGGTCACATCGTCACCGAGCGCACGCAACAACGACATCGATTTCGGCGCGCAAAACGTCAAATCGAACCCGTGCACCGACCCCTCACGGAAGGCCCGGCCAACCTCACCGCAGGGCGCCACCCCGTCGTCGAGCCACCGGGTTACCACGTCCAGATCGGCGTCGCCGCCGAGCGCCTCGACACGCGTCAACCCGACCAGTTCGGCGGCGCGCTGCGCGTCCTCACCGACCACCAACCATGTCGGCAACCGGGTCTCCGACTCGCTGTAGTACTCGCCGAGGCCGCCGTTTCGAGCACGATCATCACGCGCCGCAGCCGTCGCCTCACGGGCGGTGTCGACGTAATACGACACCGACCAGCGGCCCAGCTTCGCGATCGTCAGCACCCGCGCCCAACACCTCCCAACCCGGCCACCCACGGGCCAGGGAGCTCGCCGCCAGGCGCGCTCCCGCCTATGATCGCACAACTTGTGCAAATGTGCCATGGTGTTGAGGCGCTGGGACAAGGTGAGCACTGTGGGGCCTGAACTGGTGTGGGGCGGTGGGGGTATCGAAGGGAAATGGGCTGGCTGTGGGTGAGCAGAGGAGAAGGTGGGGTTGACAACAACGAGGTATCGGGCGGGGCGAAGAGACAGGAGAAGGAATCAAGTAGCGCTGCGGAGTGGTGAAGAAGAAACACACGCGGGCGCGCCCGGTGTCACCGCCCGAAACTTAGGCACACTAGTTAGGTTGGCTTGAAAAGTGCGGGAGCAGTTAGCGCGCCGTTTCGGAACCGCTGGGCGCGTCGTCGTCGACGAGGCGATCGAGGTGACGGAAGAAGGCCTCGGCGTCGGCGTGCTCGGTGCACTCCTCGCGCCGCCAGCGCCGCACCGCAGCTGACCGAGTAATAGCCTGCTCGGGTTCGTTGGGAAGGGGCGGCGCCATGGGCTCGACGATAGACCGTCGCGCGTGTGCGTCTGAACGCGCGCACGGAGTGCGCGCAGGGCGGGTGCGTTGTGTGCGTTCGGTGAGCACCTGGCGGATGTGTTCGCGGGCGGCGGCGATGCGTGCCTGCGCTGCGTCGGTGAGCGTCGCCCTGGCCGGCGTCTGGTCGATGCGGGTGGCGGCGTAGCCGCCACCTTTCGGCGGTGCTGGTGGTGTGGTCCAGGTGAGCCGGCGTAGACGGCTGGACAGAAATGCGCCGGGACTGGTGATCTCGTCGGGCCAGTTCCAACCGCGGGTTCGCATGTCGGCGTCCAAGGCATCGGTGATTGCGCGTGCCGACCACAGCGCCGGGTCGATGCCCGCGGCGGTAAGCGCGTCGCAGATAGCGCCGATGTGGCCGCGGCCCAGACCGTGGGTACACGCGACCAGTTCGGCGGCGAGCCGCTGGGCGGCAAGTGGTCGCGGCGTGGTGCGCCAGTGCCGCGCTGGATTGGGTTTTTGTTGGGGACTATTGGCGGCGTGTGCGCGTGCGCGCACGCTTGGTGAGTTGCTCCCTACGGGAGATAAAAGACCATCACCGCCTGACGGCGGTAGGTGGAAATCGTGCACAGGCTGATCGTCGGCCGGCCGGGGGTCCCGGCGCGACACCAGGTGGTACACCGAGGGGCGCCGGCCCACGCTGGGGGTGGTTGGCGAGCCGTGGCCGCGCTGTGCCTCCACGGCCCAGCGCGACACTCGCAGCACCCGCCACGCCGCGGTCACCGTGCGCACGTCACAGCCCACTGTGTCGGCGATGGTGGCGCGAGTGACCGCCACGTGGCGGCCGGTGGCGTGATCGGCGTGCTCGGCCATCACCGCCGCGATCGCCAACAACGTGGCCGCGGTCATCGACACCCGCTGCTCCGCGCACAGCTGGGCCAGCGCCGGTGACTGCGCCCACCGCCGCAGACCGTCCAACCATGACGCGCGACTCGTCCACATGGGCGCGCGATGTCCGACCGCGCTCGCGCCCGCGCGCAGCACCCAGTCCCGCCGACCCTGCGCCGTCTGGGCGCGCTCGACGTGCGGGCTGTGCGCGGCATGGACCGCCCCGCCGAGCGGCGTCGGTGAAGAACACGCCCGATGAGTCGGTCGGGCGGTGAGAAGATCACGATTCGCGCACTTGCTGCGCGGCGTATCTGGTACTGCGGGCAGGCGTGCGCTACCGTGAGACGAGTCCAGCAAGACACGTCCCTTTCAGGGGCAACGGGTGCGGACCCGGACCTGAGTTGGCGCTCAGGTCAGTACCTCAGACAAGGCCCCTACGGGGGCCTTCGTCATGTCAGCGGGCGAATCCGCACACCAGCTATTGAGATGTCACATCTGCCAAGGCCCAGCCGTCGAGCACGGAACAAACGAACTTGGTGGCCAGGCCCTGGCGGGGTCTCACATCGCCAGCGGCAAAACCTCCTCTACGCGATTGAGTGTGCGGGCGTACTGGGGTAGCCCGACATGGACCGCGAGGACGTCAGCGATGTGCGGGGAAACTTTGTGGTCGGGTGCTTCTGCCGTG
Protein-coding sequences here:
- a CDS encoding rep protein, with the translated sequence MWTSRASWLDGLRRWAQSPALAQLCAEQRVSMTAATLLAIAAVMAEHADHATGRHVAVTRATIADTVGCDVRTVTAAWRVLRVSRWAVEAQRGHGSPTTPSVGRRPSVYHLVSRRDPRPADDQPVHDFHLPPSGGDGLLSPVGSNSPSVRARAHAANSPQQKPNPARHWRTTPRPLAAQRLAAELVACTHGLGRGHIGAICDALTAAGIDPALWSARAITDALDADMRTRGWNWPDEITSPGAFLSSRLRRLTWTTPPAPPKGGGYAATRIDQTPARATLTDAAQARIAAAREHIRQVLTERTQRTRPARTPCARSDAHARRSIVEPMAPPLPNEPEQAITRSAAVRRWRREECTEHADAEAFFRHLDRLVDDDAPSGSETAR
- the mobF gene encoding MobF family relaxase, which codes for MLTIAKLGRWSVSYYVDTAREATAAARDDRARNGGLGEYYSESETRLPTWLVVGEDAQRAAELVGLTRVEALGGDADLDVVTRWLDDGVAPCGEVGRAFREGSVHGFDLTFCAPKSMSLLRALGDDVTDKAVADAHAYAIGEAMKYLAAHAGYTRTHNPHTGRKDLVRLPGIVAAAFQHETSRAGDPHLHTHVIVPNRQARADGRLVSLDGTSLFHEARAAGMIYQASLRSHLINSIALEWGPIDPDTGMAEVAGVDRATIKAFSQRSSQLEDWARGNLVLADEEPTAAQLGVAQKATRPRKPESLSRAQLRAGWAADPRGFGIDAEAQRQAREMRRAAAGVDVREVARQAVAGIHTAATFTRADLIEAIAARLPVGAAATAGVSPRELVETLADEVLIAVTAERAPHQREGSVRYTAAELLAEERAIIDLTPARSQRAVIPIRRDDTAALSPDQRAAITNIATSPWLIQPLSAPAGAGKTHSLKALRAAMRRTGGDVLVLAPTHRAVDQAMSEDAGGAGMTIAAALERHRRGTLQLTAAPTLVVVDEAGMVGTQQLRELLTATTEAGVKIVPVGDARQLEPVKARAGTFEQLCTDLPWAQHLSEVWRMRDPDERSASLAVRHGGAAAVRRAVGWYRRSGRLNVGDEVTMADDALAAWRADLDAGRDALLIADRWEVADPLNERIHRDRIDPDAPTVAAARQHRIAAGDLIVTRDSDPTIAIRPARAGQPDPAPVRNGNRWEVLDEVDPDNNRLAARRIGDDAIAVFSGEYLRKHVHLGYVLTVHVAQGATADTTHALLGVASRLANRRTAYVAMTRGRHTNNVYLYEQPTGERDHEHAPTTTDIDTHTRVRGTTAQAAAALRTILGRDRDSATIAETAAAAAEHTQLPAEVTDHLDHHRRVVTDLRRAHRHDRGRTADNRHRAAKQTADRALADILAVAGRHGGDPLPAGPLAVPYAHAVTTAHSRNREDLDQLITDTHTAAKARDRAVVVVSPTPEPPYTERGWMVVPYNPKRLTTTPMPRDAVLIIDNAAAARPTDLARIAQHAAAHHARLLLVDDDQPGPSRRLLDGLNLPWAAHHHDIDPAARAAALTIADPELAADIDRHRATHQRGWHQLTRIRDVTERHRDRGRDLDNDYGLDI